One part of the Sphingobacteriales bacterium genome encodes these proteins:
- a CDS encoding 4Fe-4S binding protein, which produces MKNTINFETCSKCGECADVCPSDIILKSDDGNYFFPEELEYLCVKCCQCMAVCPTNSVKVNGFEYGKDVIDLQHDIPDYQHFVNLLATRRSVRNFKDKEVPDELIQKIIDSLAFMPFGFESGVIQITVVNNRKKLRESLPLFSAFYDKMVDWMANPISHFFMKRAMHPAMYATVKDHLLPIIKSGHYKLESGDDNILRNAPCMLIFHSRLNAPEHLEDCWIATTIAMFSAITLGLGSTIIGLVPPALNKGKGIKEVFAIPEENEVISALILGYPKYKMKKTVNRPKNNINWLK; this is translated from the coding sequence ATGAAAAACACAATTAATTTTGAAACATGCAGCAAATGCGGTGAATGTGCCGATGTCTGTCCTTCCGACATTATCCTGAAAAGCGATGACGGAAATTATTTTTTTCCTGAAGAACTGGAATATTTATGTGTAAAGTGTTGCCAATGTATGGCGGTTTGTCCTACCAACAGTGTAAAGGTAAATGGTTTTGAATATGGAAAAGATGTGATTGATTTGCAACATGATATTCCTGATTATCAGCATTTTGTTAACTTATTGGCCACAAGACGATCTGTCAGAAATTTTAAAGACAAGGAAGTTCCTGATGAGTTGATACAGAAAATCATTGATAGTCTTGCTTTTATGCCATTTGGATTTGAAAGTGGTGTGATACAGATTACGGTAGTCAATAACCGGAAAAAACTCAGGGAATCATTACCGTTATTCTCAGCATTTTATGATAAAATGGTTGACTGGATGGCTAATCCAATATCTCACTTTTTCATGAAAAGAGCGATGCATCCCGCAATGTATGCAACTGTAAAAGACCATTTATTGCCCATCATTAAGTCAGGGCATTATAAGCTTGAATCGGGTGATGACAATATTTTAAGGAATGCACCCTGCATGCTGATTTTTCATTCACGACTGAATGCCCCTGAGCATCTTGAAGATTGCTGGATTGCCACGACCATTGCCATGTTTTCAGCCATAACCCTTGGACTTGGAAGCACCATTATCGGCTTAGTCCCTCCTGCACTGAACAAAGGTAAAGGTATTAAAGAAGTATTTGCCATTCCTGAAGAAAATGAAGTAATATCAGCTTTGATTCTCGGTTATCCAAAGTATAAAATGAAGAAAACCGTGAATAGACCCAAAAATAATATCAACTGGTTAAAATAG
- the mce gene encoding methylmalonyl-CoA epimerase gives MSVKYIEHIGIAVKDLQTAIPFFEKLLGTKCYAVEEVKEQKVKTAFFQIGQTKIELLESTDPEGPIGKFIEKKGEGIHHLAFAVEDIEKCLTKVELDGISLIDKTPRKGAEGLDIAFLHPKSTFGVLTEFCEKK, from the coding sequence ATGAGTGTAAAATACATTGAGCATATCGGTATTGCTGTAAAAGACCTTCAGACAGCCATACCTTTTTTTGAAAAACTTTTGGGAACTAAATGCTATGCTGTTGAAGAGGTTAAAGAGCAAAAAGTGAAAACTGCTTTTTTTCAGATAGGTCAAACCAAAATTGAATTGCTTGAATCGACTGATCCCGAAGGGCCAATAGGAAAATTTATTGAAAAGAAAGGGGAAGGGATTCATCATCTGGCATTTGCAGTCGAGGATATTGAGAAATGTCTGACAAAGGTAGAGCTTGACGGAATCAGCCTGATTGATAAGACACCGAGAAAGGGCGCTGAAGGGCTCGATATAGCGTTTTTACATCCCAAATCGACATTTGGTGTTTTAACTGAATTTTGTGAAAAAAAGTAA
- a CDS encoding acyl-CoA carboxylase subunit beta — translation MSMQDKIKELLELREKARMGGGEKKIASQHQKGKFTARERLDMLLDEGSFEEFDMFVSHRCIDFGLGEEHYLSDGVVTGYGTIDGRLVYVFSQDFTVFGGSLSEMFAAKICKIMDKAIKVGAPVIGINDSGGARIQEGVKSLGGYAEIFQRNILASGLIPQISAIFGPCAGGAVYSPALTDFNIMTKKTSYMFVTGPKVVKSVTGEEVTSEELGGAMVHSTRSGVAHFVSDTEEEGIMLIRKLLSFLPQNNLEDPPLAFCDDPIDRLEDSLNEIIPESTQKPYDVKQVIEAIVDYHEYLEVQRDYAPNIVTAFARFNGMSVGIVANQPNYLAGVLDINASRKAARFVRFCDAFNIPIVTLVDVPGFLPGTAQEYGGIILHGAKLLYAYGEATVPKVTVILRKAYGGAYDVMSSKHLRGDINYAWPGAEIAVMGPKGAIEVLLSRELSSIEDEKAKIAFLMQKEEEYKQKFANPYVAAKHGYLDDVIEPRNTRFRIIRALQSLATKKDVNPPKKHSNLPL, via the coding sequence ATGAGTATGCAGGATAAAATAAAAGAATTACTGGAGCTGAGAGAAAAAGCCCGCATGGGGGGAGGGGAAAAGAAAATTGCCAGCCAGCATCAGAAAGGAAAATTTACTGCCCGTGAGCGTCTCGATATGTTGCTTGACGAAGGGAGTTTTGAGGAATTCGATATGTTTGTTTCGCACCGTTGTATCGATTTTGGACTTGGGGAAGAACATTACCTTTCAGATGGGGTGGTTACCGGCTACGGAACCATTGATGGCAGGCTCGTCTATGTGTTTTCACAGGATTTTACGGTTTTTGGCGGTTCGCTTTCCGAAATGTTTGCCGCAAAAATCTGCAAGATCATGGATAAAGCCATCAAAGTGGGAGCTCCGGTCATTGGTATAAACGACAGCGGGGGAGCACGCATTCAGGAAGGCGTAAAAAGTCTTGGGGGTTATGCTGAAATTTTCCAGCGAAATATTCTTGCTTCTGGCCTGATTCCACAGATTTCGGCTATTTTTGGCCCTTGTGCCGGTGGGGCTGTATATTCACCCGCTCTGACCGATTTTAATATTATGACCAAAAAAACGAGCTACATGTTCGTTACCGGTCCTAAGGTAGTTAAATCAGTTACAGGTGAAGAAGTAACATCGGAAGAGCTTGGCGGAGCAATGGTACATTCAACCCGAAGCGGAGTTGCTCATTTTGTTTCAGATACGGAGGAAGAAGGCATCATGCTGATTCGAAAACTGCTGAGTTTTCTCCCACAGAACAATCTGGAGGATCCCCCCCTGGCTTTCTGTGATGATCCTATTGACAGGCTTGAAGATTCATTGAATGAGATTATTCCGGAAAGCACGCAGAAACCTTATGATGTCAAACAGGTCATAGAAGCCATAGTCGATTATCATGAGTATCTGGAAGTTCAGCGTGATTATGCTCCGAATATTGTAACAGCTTTTGCCCGTTTCAACGGAATGTCAGTCGGCATTGTGGCCAATCAGCCAAATTATCTTGCCGGAGTTCTCGACATTAATGCTTCGAGGAAGGCCGCACGTTTTGTCCGTTTTTGCGATGCTTTCAATATTCCGATAGTAACTTTGGTTGATGTACCCGGATTTTTACCCGGAACTGCCCAGGAATATGGCGGAATTATCCTGCATGGAGCAAAACTTTTGTATGCCTACGGAGAAGCAACAGTTCCCAAGGTAACTGTTATTTTGAGAAAGGCTTATGGTGGTGCTTACGATGTGATGAGTTCAAAACATCTCAGGGGTGACATTAATTATGCCTGGCCGGGTGCTGAAATTGCCGTCATGGGGCCGAAAGGAGCCATCGAGGTATTGCTCAGCCGTGAACTTTCCAGCATTGAAGATGAAAAGGCTAAAATAGCTTTCCTCATGCAAAAGGAAGAAGAATATAAACAGAAATTTGCCAACCCTTATGTGGCTGCCAAACATGGTTATCTGGATGATGTTATTGA